Part of the Prunus dulcis chromosome 8, ALMONDv2, whole genome shotgun sequence genome is shown below.
AAACGCAAAGCGATCGAAAGATCAAGCCTCTCAGATCAGACAATGTGGGTGAATATAAGTCTGATCCTTTCTTAAAAGTTTGTCAAGATGAGGATATTGTGAGGTACTTCATGGTTAGGGAGACACCGCAACAGAATGGGGTGGCAGTGCACATGAACTGTACTTTGCTTGAGAAAGTCCAGTGTATGTTGTCTAATGCTGGTTTAGGAAAGGCGTTTTGGGCTGAGGCAATTACTTATGCAAGCCATCTCATTAATCGGTTGCCAGCTGCTGCGGACGAGGGCAAAACGCCTATGGAGGTGTGGTCTGGTAAATCTTGTACATATTACAAGTATTTACACATATTTGGTTGTCCTGCTTACTATCATGTCAGGAAAAGCAAGTTAGATCCAAGAGCAAAGAAAGCTCTATTTATGGGCATTAGCACTAGCGTGAAGAGATACCAATTCTGGTGTCCAGATGGGAAGAAATTTGTTGTAAGCAGATATGTGACTTTTGATGAGGCTACTATGATAAATCAGAACAAGCGTGAAGGTGAAACTGAAGCGACCAAGACCATAAGTAGTTCAAAGAAGGTGGAGTTATTGAAGACTCCAGTTGTTCCAGTAAGATCTGATGTTATAGATACTAGTCCTACAGTTGCTTCTGATGATGAGGACaaggatgatgaagaggaggcaccTACCCAAGTAGTCTCCAAGACAATGGTACAAGTGGTTTGATAAGTTTATGATCAGACATAAGTACACAAGAAGTCATTATGACCATTGTGTATACTTTCGCAAGCTATAAAATGAAACCTTCATTTATCTACTTTTATATGTTGACGATATGCTTACAGCATGTACAAGCAAAGTGGAGATTAAAAAATGGAagactcaactgagtaatgaATTTGATATGAAGGACTTGGGAGAAGCTCGGAAGATACTGGGTatggaaattaaaaaagattgAGTGAAGGGCAAGATTAGTCTGCGTCAGAAGCAGTATTTGAAAAAGGTACTACAACGTTTCAagatgaatgaaaattcaaaaccgaTTAGTACACATCTTGCCCCTCATTTCAAACTTAGTGCTTCTATGCCTCTTAATACACCTCTTGAAGCCAGTTTCGTAGTCCAAGTTTAAGCAAATAagtaaaatttgttgattgcCCCTTGAGGGATTGGGAGATAACCATTAGGAATGTTACTATGAGAGTTTGTTACATTTTGAgccaaggtggagattgttgaaAATTTGCTCAAATGTAGAAGAATTTTGGAGTTGCCCATGTGAGTCAATGTTGGCTTGCTATCTTTGTCAAAATGGGTGGATTGTTTGGTAGCCATCCATTGTTGAGTTTGGTAGCCAATGTATGAATAGTTTGAGTTTGCATTCAAACTCTTGCAtctttggctataaattggaagcaaatggtttcatttgaagcatccCACCAAAtgtgagaagaagagaaaaatagcaagaaaggcatcttgccaaagagagaaacaatTCTCTCTAATTGTTCTTTGCAATGCCAACTATGAGGGAAAATAAccaacagcagcaacaacGGCCAAGagataaaaaagaacaaaacaacaCCAACAAGAACACCAGATctatactggttcggcaatGCCTACATCTAGTTTGGAGACGACCAAGTAATCCACTataaacaaatgagagaatacaatagtgtttattgctcaagaaaacccaaaaccccaaatACACCCAAGTCACACTCTCACAACAATTGAAAACAGaacaatgatacaaagcaaagaacaattAGAGAGAattgtttctctctttggcaagatgcctttcttgctatttttctcttcttctcacaCTTGGTGggatgcttcaaatgaaaccatttgcttccaatttatagccaaagaTGCAAGAGTGTGAATGCAAACTCAAACTATTCATATGTTGGCTACCAACAATGGATGGCTACCAAACAATCCACCCATTTTGACAAAGATAGCAAGCCAACATTGACTCACATGGGCAACTAACATTGACACACATGGGCAACTCCAAAATTCTTCTACATTTGAGCCAATTttcaacaatctccaccttggctcaaaacctCGAAGCAACACTCTCAATGGTCGTCTCCCAATCCCCCATGGGGCAATCAACAAACTTTACAAATGCCAATTAAGTCTAAGCAATGCTTAAACTTGAGCAACGAAACtggctttgtcaacatatccgcAGGATTCTCAGCGGTCCCAATcttctgaagaagaatatctcccTCTTCAATAATCTCACGAACAAAATGGAACCTTCCGTCAATGTGTTTTGTACGTGCATGATGAACTTGATTCTTTGCTAAATAAATAGCACTCTGACTGTCACAATGAACATCCACATGGTCTTGTTGGACCCCCAAGTCATCAAGCAACCCTTGAAGCCAGATGGCTTCCTTTATAGCTTCTGTTACTGCCATGTATTCTGCCTCAGTAGTCGACAAAGCAACTGTAGATTGCAGAATCGACCTCCAACTCCCTGGACCTCCAGCAATAGTGAATACAAAACCTGTAGTGGACCTACGCTTGTCCAAATCACCTGCGTAATCAGAATCCACATATCCAACAACACATTGACCAGTAACTTTATCATGCTGAAACAATAAACCAACATCCATAGTACCCAGAATATACCGTAGAATCCATTTCACAGCTTGCCAATGCCCTTTTCCTGGATTATGCATATATCTACTGACAATACTAACAGCTTGTGAAATATCAGGCCTCGTACACACCATAGCATACATCAAACTACCAACAACACTtgcatatggaatttgagccaTGTAATGACTCTCTTCACCAGTTTTAGGAGACATAGAAGCACTAAGTTTGAAATGAGGGGCAAGAGGTGTACTAAccggttttgaattttcattcatcccGAAACGCTGTAGTACCTTCTTCAAATACTGCTTTTGACACAGACTAATCTTGCCCTTTGCtctatctctttcaatttccatacccAATATCTTCCGAGCTTCTCCtaagtccttcatctcaaattcattactcagttgagtcttcaacctttcaatctccactttgcttttacatgctataagcatatcatcaacatataaaagcagaTAGATGAAGGTTCCATCTTGTAGTTTGCGAAAGTATACACAATGGTCATAATGACTTCTTGTGTACTTCTGCCCGATCATAAACCGATCAAATCGCTTATACCATTGTCTTGGAGACGGCTTCAAGCCGtacaatgatttttgcaatttgcaaacccaattttcttttccagcaaccttaaaaccttcttgctgagacatataaatttcttcctccaaatcaccatgtaagaatgcagtcttgacatcaagttgagccaactcaaggtcaaactgtgcaaccaaagccaacaaaatacgaatagaggaatgttttactacaggagaaaatacctcattgtagtcaatgccttccttctgagcatatcctttagctactaatctgtctttgaatctcacattgtcctttcccaaagattccatcttcttggcataaacccatttgcaaccaattgctttcttcccctttggtAACTGAACCAgctcccaagtctcatttttatgaagagacttcatctcctcatccaTAGATTTCTTCCACTCCACTCTCTCTGAACTTCTGACAGCTTCTTTGTAGGCGGATggaatatcatcttcaataacGGGAAGTGCATATGCCACAATATCAGTAAATCGAACAGGCTTTCGAATCTCCCTTCTTGATCTTCTGATTGCAATAGAATCTTGTTGCTGTGGAGGCTCTTGGGTAggtgcctcctcttcatcatcctcgtcCTCTTCATCAGAATCAACTGTAGGACTAGTGTCTGTAATATCAGACTTTACTGGAACAACTGGAGTTTTCAGTAACTCCACCTGCTTTGAACTACTCATGGTCttagttgcttcaatttcacctTCATGCTTGTTCTGATTTACCATAGCAGCCTCATCAAAAGTCACATCTCTGCTTACCACAAATTTCTTCTCATCTGGACACCAAAGTCGGTATCCCTTCACGCCAGTGCTAAATCCCATAAATAgagccttctttgctcttTGATCTAACTTGCTTTCCCTGACATGATAGTAAGCAGGACAACCAAATATGTGTAAATACTTGTAATCAGTACAAGGTTTACCAGACCATACCTCCATGGGCGTTTTGCCCTCATTCGCAGAAGCAGGCAACCGATTAATGAGATGGCTTGCATAAGTAATCGCCTCAGCCCAAAACGCCTTGCCTAAACCAGCATTAGACAACATACACCGAACTTTCTCAAGCAAAGTACGGTTCATGCGCTCCGCCACCCCATTCTGTTGCTGTGTCTCCCTAACCGTGAAGTGCCTCACAATACCCTCATCTTGAcaaactttcaagaaaggatcagacttatattcaccaccattgtctgatctGAGAGTCTTGATCTTTCGACCGCTTTGCATttcaatcatctttttccacttCAGGAATATCTTCAAGACTTCATCTTTACGCTTCATGGTGTACACCCATATTCTTCTAGAGAAGTCATCAACAAAGGAGACAAAATAATGGCTACCTCCCCAAGATGCATTCTTggaaggtccccaaacatcagtgtGAACATAATCTAGAATGCCCTTAGTGTGGTGAATAGCAGTGCCAAATTTCACTCTAGTTTGCTTACCCAGCACACAATGTTCACAGAATTCCAATTTGCATGCCTTTGCACCTTTCAATAAGCCTTGCTTCACCAATCCTTGCAACGCTTTTTCACAAGCATGCCCAAGACGCATATGCCATAACCTTGTGGTGTCTGTGCTATCTGCGTCAGCAGCTTCGGTGACAGCTGCTACACCAATAACTGTACTACCCTGcaagaaatacaagttatTTCGTCTTGTACCTTTCATCACCACCAGTGCCCCATGCACAGCTTTAAGAACTCCACCCTCCATGGTGATCTTGAGACccttggattccaaagcgcctaatgagatgagattcttcttcatatccggAACATACCGAACATCACTCAATTCTCTGACTGTTCCATCATGCATCTTCAAACAGATTTTGCCTATCCCTTGTGTTTTGCAGGCATTATTGTTGCCCATCAAAACAACTCCACCATCCAGCTCCTCGAAGCTAGAAAaccattcccgaatgggacaCATATGATAGGTGCAacctgaatccaaaatccactcagttgagtgaccatcagcagatgaactagccaaagcaaactcaaaatcttcatctccagattttgcaacatttgcttcagaacccactttctccttctctttgttcttcaatttggggcAGTCTTTCTTCCAATGACCCTTTTGGCGACAAAAGGCACATTCATCTTTAGCAGGAAACTTCCCTCGTGACTTTGAAcgagattttccccgcttcccagattttctttcctctgttcGACCCCTTGCAACGAGTGCCtcggtttgtgaattttgagtcttctgtTCCTTTTTACGACACTCATGATTCACCAATGCCGCAGACACCTCATCCAGTTTCACCTCGGATTTTCCATACAACAAAGTAGTTGTCAaatgatcataatcatcaggcaatgaatttaacaaacatagtgccttatcctcgtcaggaattatcacatcaaggtttgctaaatcagcaagtattttattataatcattgaggtgttcatgcatagaaatacctgaacgatattgaaatcggaagagtcgtttcttcaagaagagccgattttctgcgctcttggtcatatacttctcctccaatttcatccataacttcTTAGCAGAAGTTTCCTTCATATACGGGTATTTCAACTCCTTATCAAGGAATGATCGAATAGCGGCACAAGCATGGAGATTAATTCGCGTCCACTGCTTGTCATCAATATCTTCGGGTTTATCCTCCAGAACCATATCCAACTCTTGTTGATACaacacatccataacttcacattgccacataccaaaattattAGAGCCATTGAATTTATCAACCTCTAACCTTGCAGTGGCAATTGGATGTCTATTGGATGTAGGTGCCGACGACGATGCCGactccttctccttcaaaaCTTCGTCTTTTTCTCCAGCCATCAAATCTGCCTGGTACTATTCACGACTGTAGCAGAGCACTATTCACAGTACTGTTCACAGTACTGTAGCACCAGCAAATTTTTCACTCCTACGAGACCCCAGTCGAAAActggagctctgataccacttgtttTGCGGAAGCCTCAACTAACTGtgagtgaaaaataaacaactacaacaagaagaacaccaagatttatactggttcggcaattgcctacatccagtttggagacgatggagtattccactataatcaatggagatatacaatagtgtttaccactcaatttcccaaagacccaaatacacccaacctcacacactcacaaaggaagagaaaacactgatacaaagcaaagaacaactagagagaatttgtttctctctgGCAAAATGCCTAtcttgctatttttctcttctactcaacacttGGTTGGATGCTTGGTTGGATccttcaaatgaaaccatttgcttccaatttatagccaaaggaagtgacttctcaaagaagccaaaggttaGGCAAAGTCAACAATAGCCTACCACCATGCATTCACATAGGCAAAGTCAACAATAGCCTACCACCATTTGTGAAAGCCAATTAATGCATTCACATTGCAACTTCAACAATAGCCTACCACTTTTGACTATTGGTTTGAGGCAATAATCAACATCCGGATGGAGAAGAAACTCCTCATAATAAAAAGGATTTGCCCTAAATTCTTTGATAAAGACACCCAAAAAAGAAGCTAATTTTACTACTTTTTCCACACTATATCCACTTCCTCCATCCTATCATCAAAACCTACTAGtattttttcagaaaaacAATCCACATAAGATCCAATATCACAGACTGTCAAAGAGTAAATGCCTTTTTGCTGCCCCATATCAAGGTAATGACGGAAAACCCACACCAGTCGAAGCACATTCAAAACCAAGCCCAATTTTGCGTTGTGAAGTGGATATGTACTACCAGGTTACAAAGAGATCAATAAAATGGCTTTTCAATCTATCAAAGTGGTTGAAGACACcacaaaagaaacagaaaagcaAATACAAGAAACAAGCAACAAACATCACTAGACCACAGCTAGCCAATCCAgcataaaagaagaaaaagaaatctctCAAAAGTCAAAAGTAACTGATGCCCATAAAGATAGCCAGACTTTGACTCTATCCCAAGGTGATGACCCGAAGAAATATCTCTTTTAAAGACATAGCTACTACCCTACCCAACGTTAGAAGATAGACCTGAAATAAGAATCTAATCAAACTGATTAAAAGGTAAATCTCCTACCCCTAGAAAGGCACCCTTATATTCTACCATGTTATAACCATTAGatgggttttttattttttccttttttaacaCCTTGTAGGGGGTTCAAATGTGTAACATAAATCTGTGGAATTCCCACATTTATCTctttgtaatttattgagttGGATTTGATCATTAACTACAAAACGACAATTTCGAACCAACTACGACAAAAATATTGCAATAAACGCCAATATTGTAAAGTGCAGAAAAACCAAACCTTTTTGGGCTCTGCTCCTTCATTACATCAGATGCAATTTCAGAAACATACTCCTCCCAATCCATTGGGGGTATTGCCTGGTTACTTGTAAAGGGATACCTACAACCACATTAATAAGTACACAGAAAGACTATAGATATCAGGAATGTGCAAAGTCTACATGGTgcacagaagaaaaagaacgaAAAGAACTGCTTGGTGCAGCTGATGATCAATAAGAAGAACTATGGAACTTAACTGTTGAACACGGCAAGTTTCTAATGACAATATAGCTCTCCTTAAGCACCTATTTGATTTTTCAGCTATACGAGCAGCAAATCCAGAAGGAAGCTGCAgcccttctttctttccaatGAACTCCAATACTTTCATAATCTGGCACCCGAAAAAATGAATTCATTTAAAGAGGAACGAATTAACAGTGGAAGTCAACATACTTGACAATCTTTTATCTAACACAAGCAATTATACAAGTTGGAAGACAGAAAATTCAACCTGTTCTTCTGTTGGGGCATTTATTCGCACATTAAGACACCGAGACCGGATTGCTTCAGTAACCTTTGAAGAGCTGTTAGAGCATAGTATTAGCCTGCAATAGGCACTATATTTCTCCATAGTTCTTCGAAGAGAATGTTGCGCTTCTCTTGAAAGTTTGTCAACTTCATTCAACACTAAGACTGATATTGCAAACAGGACATAGTATCAGTATACACTCTTAAACATTTAGACACCCAAATACTTTTTCATCTAACTGCAATTTTTACtttccattttatttaattcttGGTGCAAGCTGgggaggaaaaggaagaataCAATGCCAGTTTCACAGTACTGTGAAAATGATGAGAAACCACATAAATAACCATAATATAAACAAGGAATTCATTCAACTAAGAGATAAAtttaaccaaataaaaagaatatgaCCTGCATACATTGAAGTATATGTACAAAAGGAAATACTAATAAACGATCAGCAAGTAAACTTATTTAAAACTAcctttatatccttttttcccttttgtgtCAATGGGTCTATTTTTAGCCATTTCTTTAATTATCTCTTGAACAATATATCTGTCCTGAAACCCTGCATCACTGGGGTTCAGTTCAATATGGTTGGTGCTCGATAATGTAGTCAGCTCTATATCAATGGTTCTACTTCCAGCCTGAAAATAAACCAGAGAAGCATTTTAGTTAAAATGcaatacaaaattaaaggagcatgaaaagataaataaattcacCTAATACATTATACTCAGCTAAGGGGGGGTGTTAGCCATTCATCAAGGAAGACATCTGATGCAGACATCATTAGTTAGTTTCCTGATTTATTAGTTTCCTAGATTCTCTAGTTTTCCAGATTTCACTAGGATTTTAGTTTCCAGATTTTTAGTAGGATTTGATTTAAGTTTCCTAGTTTATTTGAATTAGTTCCTTGGTGGATTAGGATTTCTGTTTTAGTAAgggatttttatcctattgtctctaggttttagtttgctataTATACCCCCGatgtagttctttaaaatGGAGTTGTTGAGATATAAAGAAAAGCTTATTTTCCAGAGATTGGAGACTACTTGGTGTGAAGCCAAACCCCTGGAGTGATTCCAGACCTATcccttttgttctattttctgttttccttgTTTTCGCTTCCGCTAAACTACCTAAATACTCAATTCACCCATATCCTACATCAACATCTTAATCATTTCCAAAAGCTGCAATTATGTGgatgaaaacaaagttcaaaGATTGTTATCAAGAGAAAAAACCCGAGacgatttttcttttgaaaataaaaatgtcgGTACAAAACTCTGTTCTTTTTGGGAAAGCTAACAagaagtaataataataagcaaCACATGTTTTCCGAAATGAACAGAAAGTGAAATCTAAGTAGAATATTCAAATTACATTCAAGTATGTAATGATTTGTCAACGTAATGCTTTAGCATGCTCAATGAATTTGCTAAAGTCTAAAGACGACCAGTaattatccaataaaatataaatcaacGTAGCTTCACCtaaatattaatgaaaaataacaatatttCCTACAGAAGCAGCATGAATGATCAATCACATGAATTAAAAAGAAGGGTGAAGCTTACATCAACTTTCCATGCCCTGTTTTCCACCTTCACCTGCCAACCACaagaatttctcaaaatccataatCCGTCACAAAAGAAGCTTTTGTTCTCTTCAGACATGTTCTCAGTAGCCAAACAAAGGGTAAGGGCCAAAATACGCATAAATTGATAATTGCTACTGGGCTGGgagaaatttaaaacaaaataagaagtGTGAGTTAAAAAAGAAGGACCTTATCGGCGCTGGGTCCGAAAATCTGACGAAGAAGGGCGATGATTAGGGTTTTCTTGCCGGAACCAGAAGGGCCATAAAAGAGCAAATGGGGGCAGTCCTGCTCTGAGACCTGTTTGAGATCAAGATgtcaaaaattcaattataaataaaaactagaaATTGGGAAATGAAACCA
Proteins encoded:
- the LOC117637739 gene encoding replication factor C subunit 3-like codes for the protein MLWVDKYRPKTLDQAMVHQDIAQNLKKLVSEQDCPHLLFYGPSGSGKKTLIIALLRQIFGPSADKVKVENRAWKVDAGSRTIDIELTTLSSTNHIELNPSDAGFQDRYIVQEIIKEMAKNRPIDTKGKKGYKVLVLNEVDKLSREAQHSLRRTMEKYSAYCRLILCSNSSSKVTEAIRSRCLNVRINAPTEEQIMKVLEFIGKKEGLQLPSGFAARIAEKSNRCLRRAILSLETCRVQQYPFTSNQAIPPMDWEEYVSEIASDVMKEQSPKRFGFSALYNIGVYCNIFVVVGSKLSFCS